Below is a genomic region from Gemmobacter sp. 24YEA27.
GCAAGGTCACCGTGGGCGTGAAATACATGCTCAAGCTGCACCACCTCGTTGATGACAAGCTTCACGCGCGTTCGACCGGTCCGTATTCGCTCGTCACGCAGCAGCCGCTGGGTGGTAAGGCGCAATTCGGTGGTCAGCGTCTCGGGGAGATGGAGGTCTGGGCTCTGGAAGCTTACGGCGCCGCCTATACCCTGCAGGAGATGCTGACGGTGAAGTCGGATGACGTCGCGGGCCGGACCAAGGTCTATGAATCGATCGTCAAGGGCGAGGATAACTTCGAGGCCGGTGTGCCTGAGAGCTTCAACGTTCTCGTGAAGGAAGTCCGCGGCCTCGGCCTGAACATGGAACTCCTGGATGCGGAAGAGGAGTGACCGGAATTTTAAGGAAAATTCCGGGCCGGTTTCTGGAAAGAAACCGGCGCCACCCTCTGACCGCAACCTCCTGATTGGGAAGATCAAATGAACCAGGAACTGACGAACAATCCGTTCCGGTCGCGCCGGTCAAGACGTTTGACGAGATCAAAGTCTCGCTGGCGTCGCCGGAGCGTATTCTCTCGTGGTCCTACGGCGAGATCAAAAAGCCGGAAACCATCAACTACCGGACTTTTAAGCCCGAGCGCGACGGTCTGTTCTGTGCCCGGATTTTCGGGCCGATCAAAGACTATGAATGCCTTTGCGGCAAATATAAGCGGATGAAGTATCGCGGCGTTGTCTGCGAGAAATGCGGCGTGGAAGTCACGTTGCAAAAGGTCCGCCGTGAGCGCATGGGCCATATTGAGCTGGCCGCTCCGGTCGCGCATATCTGGTTCCTGAAGTCGCTTCCGTCCCGGATCGGCCTCATGCTGGACATGACCCTGCGGGATCTGGAACGCATCCTCTATTTCGAAAACTATGTCGTTATCGAGCCGGGTCTGACTGATCTGACCTATGGTCAGCTGATGACCGAGGATGAGTATCTCGACGCGCAGGACCAGTATGGTGCTGATGCTTTCACCGCCAATATCGGTGCCGAAGCGATCCGCGAAATGCTGGCCGCGATTGATCTGGGCCAGCTGGCCGAGACCCTTCGCGAAGAGCTGAAGGAAGCCACCGGCGAGCTGAAGCCCAAGAAGATCATCAAGCGTCTGAAGATCGTCGAGAGCTTCTACGAATCCGGCAACCGCCCGGAATGGATGATCCTGACCGTGCTTCCGGTGATCCCGCCGGAACTGCGTCCGCTCGTCCCGTTGGACGGTGGCCGTTTCGCGACCTCGGATCTGAACGACCTTTATCGCCGCGTCATCAACCGGAACAACCGGCTGAAGCGTCTGATCGAGCTGCGTGCGCCTGACATCATCGTCCGCAACGAAAAGCGGATGCTGCAGGAGGCGGTTGACGCGCTGTTCGACAACGGCCGTCGTGGCCGAGTGATCACCGGGACCAATAAGCGCCCGCTGAAATCGCTGTCCGATATGCTGAAAGGCAAGCAGGGCCGCTTCCGTCAGAACTTGCTCGGCAAGCGCGTCGACTTCTCGGGCCGCTCGGTCATCGTGACCGGGCCGGAGCTGAAGCTGCACCAGTGTGGTCTGCCGAAGAAGATGGCTCTCGAGCTCTTCAAGCCCTTCATCTATTCGCGGCTGGAGGCCAAGGGCCTGTCCAGCACCGTGAAACAGGCGAAGAAGCTGGTTGAGAAAGAGCGTCCGGAAGTCTGGGACATCCTCGACGAGGTCATCCGCGAACATCCGGTCCTTCTGAACCGCGCGCCGACGCTGCACCGGTTGGGCATCCAGGCGTTCGAGCCGATCCTCATTGAGGGTAAGGCGATCCAGCTGCACCCGCTGGTTTGTTCCGCCTTCAACGCCGACTTCGACGGCGACCAGATGGCTGTTCACGTTCCCCTCTCGCTGGAAGCCCAGCTTGAGGCCCGCGTTCTCATGATGTCGACGAACAACGTTCTGTCGCCCGCCAACGGCGCGCCGATCATTGTTCCGTCGCAGGATATGGTTCTCGGGATCTATTACGTGACCATGCAGCGCGAAGGCATGAAGGGCGAGGGCGGTCTCTACCGCGATATCGACGAAGTCGAACACGCCCTTGCCGCCGGCGAGCTGCATCTGCATGCCAAAATCACTGCCCGCCTCAAGCAGGTCGATGAGGAAGGCAATATCGTCTGGAAACGCTACGAGACGACGCCTGGCCGTCTGCGGATCGGGAACATCCTGCCGCAAAACGCCAAAGCGCCGTTTGAACTGGTGAACCGTCTTCTGCGTAAGAAAGACGTGCAGACCGTCATCGACACGGTCTACCGCTACTGCGGTCAGAAAGAGTCGGTGATCTTCTGTGACCAGATCATGGGTCTCGGCTTCCGCGAGGCGTTCAAAGCAGGCATCTCGTTCGGCAAGGACGACATGGTCATCGCCGACAACAAATGGGACATCGTCAATGCGACGAAGGCTCTCGTTGCCGATTTTGAACAGCAGTATCTCGACGGGTTGATCACTCAGGGCGAGAAATACAACAAAGTCGTCGACGCCTGGTCGAAATGCAACGACAAGGTGACCGAGGGCATGATGTCCACGATCTCGGCCACCAAATACGACGACAATGGCGCCGAGAAGGAACCCAACTCGGTCTATATGATGGCCCACTCCGGTGCCCGGGGTTCGGTCACGCAGATGAAGCAGCTGGGCGGTATGCGCGGCCTTATGGCCAAGCCTAACGGCGAGATCATCGAGACGCCGATCATCTCGAACTTCAAGGAAGGTCTGACCGTTCTTGAATACTTCAACTCGACCCACGGCGCCCGGAAGGGTCTGTCGGATACCGCTCTGAAGACGGCGAACTCGGGTTACCTGACCCGCCGTCTGGTCGACGTGGCGCAGGATTGCATCGTTCGCGTGCATGATTGCGGCACCGAGAACTCGATCACTGCTTCGGCAGCCGTCAAGGAAGGCCAGGAAACCGCTCCGCTCTCGGAACGGGTGCTGGGCCGTGTCGTGGCGGAAGACATCATGATCCCGGGCACCGATGAGGTGTTGATCGCCAAGGGTGAACTGATCGACGAGCGCAAGGCAGATCTGGTCGGCAAGTATAACGTACCTGTCGCCCGTATCCGCAGCCCGCTGACCTGTGAGGCCGAGGAAGGCGTCTGCGCCCAGTGCTACGGTCGCGACCTCGCCCGTGGTACTCAGGTGAACATCGGTGAAGCGGTCGGCATCATCGCCGCCCAGTCCATCGGTGAACCGGGCACGCAGCTGACGATGCGGACCTTCCACATCGGCGGTGTTGCGCAAGGCGGCCAGCAGTCGTTCCTTGAAGCTTCGCAGGAAGGCAAGATCGAGTTCCGCAACGCGAACCTCCTTCTGAACGTCGCAGGCGAGCAGGTGGTGATCGGCCGGAACATGTCCATCGCGATCATCGACGCCAATGGCGACGAGCGCGCGGTGCACAAGCTGACCTATGGCGCCAAACTTCACGTGAAGGATGGCGAAGAGGTCAAGCGTGGCCATAAGCTGTTCGAATGGGACCCCTTCAACCTGCTGATCGTGGCCGAAAAGGCTGGCGTGGCGCGGTTCAAGGACCTGGTCAACGGCATCTCGGTGCGCGAAGACACCGATGACGCAACCGGCATGACGCAGAAGATCGTGTCTGACTGGCGTGCGGCACCGCGTGGCTCGGATCTCAAGCCCGAGATCCTTGTGGTGAACCCGGAAACGGGCGAACCGGTGCGTGGCGACAGCGGCAACCCGATCCAGTATGCGATGTCGGTGGATGCGGTTCTCTCGATCGAAGACGGTCAGGAACTGCGCCCGGGCGATATCGTGGCGCGTATTCCGCGCGAAGGCACCAAGACGAAGGACATCACCGGGGGTCTTCCCCGCGTGGCGGAACTCTTCGAGGCGCGTCGCCCGAAAGATCACGCAATCATCGCGGAAGCCGATGGTTATGTGCGCTTTGGCAAGGACTACAAGAACAAGCGCCGCATCACGGTCGAGCCGGTGGATGAGACCCTTCAGTCGATGGAATATATGGTGCCCAAGGGCAAACATATCCCCGTCCAGGAAGGCGATTTCGTCCAGAAGGGCGACTATATCATGGACGGGAACCCCGCGCCGCATGACATCCTGCGTATCATGGGTGTCGAAGCGCTGGCGAACTACATGATCGACGAGGTCCAGGACGTCTATCGTCTGCAGGGCGTGAAGATCAACGACAAGCATATCGAGGTTATTGTGCGGCAGATGCTGCAGAAACTCGAAGTGCTGGATTCGGGGGATACCACGCTGCTGAAGGGCGAGCAGGTCGAACGCCAGGAGCTGGAGGAAGAGAACCTCAAAGCCCGTGGCCGCGGTCTCCGCGAGGCGAAAGCCGAGCCGGTTCTGCTGGGGATCACCAAGGCGTCGCTGCAGACCCGCAGCTTCATCTCGGCGGCTTCCTTCCAGGAGACGACCCGCGTCCTTACCGAGGCGTCCGTTCAGGGCAAGCGCGACAAGCTGCAGGGCCTGAAAGAGAACGTCATCGTGGGCCGTCTGATCCCGGCCGGCACCGGTGGGGCCACGCGCCGCGTGAAGTCCATCGCGTCCGAGCGCGACTCGACGGTGATCGAGGCACGCCGCAGCGAGGCGGAAACCGCCGCCGCTCTGGCCGCTCCGATCCCGGCTGCGCAGCCTGATCTGGCCAGCGTGATCGTCGACGATCTGGAAAGCCGGGATTGATCCCCGGCTCACTGGCCCCGGGCCGGTGAAGTGATCTCTGGCCCCGTCCGGACAACCGGGCGGGGCTTTTCTGTCTCCACACCCGGGGCGCTGAACCGGGGCAGGGGGCCAGACCGGATATTCCGCATTGGCAGGGCCTGTGCCTTCGCGGTGCACGGTTGTGGGCCGCGCGTGGTTCGCTGGTCCCGGCCTTTCCCCCGGGGATATGTGGAACGTGGCGCCGCCGGGGGCCGATATAAAGCGGAGGGGGCCGCATCCTGCCCTTCCAAACCGGGCTGAAACCTGACAGAGGGCAGGGCGAGCAGAACTGAGGCGCCCGACATCATGCCAGTGAGTGAGAAGACCCGCGGTATCGCGCTGATGTTGCTGGCCATGCTCGCCTTCGCGATCAATGACACGATCATCAAGCTTTTGCTGGCCGATATGCCTTTGCCGCAGGCGATGGTGGTGCGCGGTGTGCCGGCCTGCGCCATGCTGGCGCTGCTGGCCTGGCGGGCGGGGGCCTTCTCACATCTGCCGAAGGGGAGGGACCGCAAATTCCTGATCCTGCGCAGCCTTGGCGAAGTGGCGGCGACTCTGACCTTCCTCGCCTCTCTGATGCATATGCAGCTGGCCAATGTCACCGCCATCCTGCAATCAGTGCCGCTTGCTGCGACGGCTGCTGCCGCTGTGTTTCTGGGGGAAAAGGTCGGCTGGCGTCGCGCGCTTGCAGTGGCCATCGGCTTCATCGGGGTGCTGATCGTGATCCGTCCCGGCGAGAACGGGCTGGACCCCTGGGCGTTTCTGGTGCTTCTGTCGGTGGCCTGCGTGGTCTGCCGCGATCTGATCACCCGGCAGATCAGCCGCGCTGTACCGGCGGCGCTGGTCGGGCTTGGCGCGGCGATCATGGTCCTGACGCTGAGCGTCGTCTGGTCGGTCTTTGTGCCATGGGAGCCAGTGACCCTGCGCCATCTGCTGCTGGCGCTTGTCGGCGGGTTCTTCATGACGATGGCATTCGTCTCGCTGGTGGGCGCATTGCAGTCCGGAGATGTCGGCATGACGGCGCCCCTGCGGTATAGCCAGCTCTTATGGGCGACGCTGCTCGGCTGGCTGGTCTTTGACCATCTGCCCGATATTGTGACCCTTGCAGGGGCGGCGCTGATCGTGGCCTCCGGGGTCTTCACCATCCTGCGTGAGGCCCGGCGCAGGGGGTGAATCCTGCCCGGTTCCTGTGGCCCGGGCACCTGTGCCACGGGCGGGGGCGCAGTTGACACCAGGGGCGATTCCACCTATAGCCCGCTCACCCTTGCGGGGCTGCCATGTGCCGCCAGGGTCAGAGCGTCCTGAAATTCAGGGCCGGACCCCGTCCGATCCTCTGCAGAAATACCCGCGTCATCCACCTTATCGGCGGATGAATGCGGTTTTTGTGTTTTGCGATTCGCGCAATGCACTCGAGAAGCGGCGCACCATAAGGCATAGGGTGCGAGTATCGAAACGAGGAACGTGAATGCCGACGATTCAACAGCTTATCCGGAAACCCCGGGAAGATAAGCCGAGCAAGTCCAAGTCCCAGCACCTGGAATCCTGCCCGCAAAAGCGTGGGGTTTGTACCCGCGTTTACACCACGACCCCGAAGAAGCCTAACTCCGCTATGCGGAAAGTGGCCAAGGTTCGTCTGACGAACGGCTTCGAGGTGATCTCCTACATCCCCGGCGAAAAGCACAACCTGCAAGAGCACAGCGTTGTTCTGATCCGCGGCGGCCGCGTCAAAGACCTTCCGGGTGTCCGTTACCACATCCTCCGGGGTGTTCTGGATACCCAGGGCGTCAAAGACCGTCGTCAGCGTCGTTCGAAGTACGGCGCCAAGCGTCCGAAGTGATCCAGGAGAGGTAGAGAGACATGTCCCGTCGTCACGCCGCAGAGAAGCGCGAAATTCTCCCGGACGCCAAATATGGCGACCGCGTTCTGACCAAATTCATGAACAACCTGATGCTGGATGGCAAAAAGTCGGTCGCCGAGTCGATCGTCTATGGTGCCCTGACTCGCGTCGAAGGCCGCCTGAAGCGTTCGCCGATCGAAGCCTTCCACGAAGCGCTCGACAATGTGAAGCCTTCGGTCGAAGTCCGGTCGCGCCGCGTTGGTGGTGCAACCTACCAGGTTCCGGTCGAAGTCCGCACCGAGCGCCGTGAAGCGCTCGCGATCCGCTGGCTGATCATCGCTGCGCGTAAGCGCAACGAGAACACCATGGAAGAGCGTCTGGCAGCTGAGCTGTCCGATGCCGTCAATGGCCGCGGCACTGCCGTGAAAAAGCGCGAAGACACCCACAAGATGGCCGACGCGAACAAAGCGTTCAGCCATT
It encodes:
- a CDS encoding DMT family transporter; protein product: MPVSEKTRGIALMLLAMLAFAINDTIIKLLLADMPLPQAMVVRGVPACAMLALLAWRAGAFSHLPKGRDRKFLILRSLGEVAATLTFLASLMHMQLANVTAILQSVPLAATAAAAVFLGEKVGWRRALAVAIGFIGVLIVIRPGENGLDPWAFLVLLSVACVVCRDLITRQISRAVPAALVGLGAAIMVLTLSVVWSVFVPWEPVTLRHLLLALVGGFFMTMAFVSLVGALQSGDVGMTAPLRYSQLLWATLLGWLVFDHLPDIVTLAGAALIVASGVFTILREARRRG
- the rpsL gene encoding 30S ribosomal protein S12, with translation MPTIQQLIRKPREDKPSKSKSQHLESCPQKRGVCTRVYTTTPKKPNSAMRKVAKVRLTNGFEVISYIPGEKHNLQEHSVVLIRGGRVKDLPGVRYHILRGVLDTQGVKDRRQRRSKYGAKRPK
- the rpsG gene encoding 30S ribosomal protein S7, encoding MSRRHAAEKREILPDAKYGDRVLTKFMNNLMLDGKKSVAESIVYGALTRVEGRLKRSPIEAFHEALDNVKPSVEVRSRRVGGATYQVPVEVRTERREALAIRWLIIAARKRNENTMEERLAAELSDAVNGRGTAVKKREDTHKMADANKAFSHYRW